A window of the Calditrichota bacterium genome harbors these coding sequences:
- a CDS encoding type IX secretion system membrane protein PorP/SprF, translating to MKAQNLQKAIIIVILIGLFQALGAQELIRNNPADRSDPKTLLRNPAIIPFQNLAVNFGMRILNYGFLADDPAGIRYTYNTTSYPDLLGTGIAIGFLAQTFNAVLYSQSEFGLAAAYSIGEAVSVGVTTRFRNHTFDQSKMDLVNPNDPIFANGTGQWNASFDAGLVISPMEELSIGVSVCNLNKPDLSLANAGARLPREFSFGGKYLYRNFGFSLFGNYYNEKIAIGLMTEANIKNRFIFRAGYLGGDDCITAETQINMFKGLGLTYRFDYPLNEMNSFGSGTHQLELTWNMRYNPLYAYDIQASCDTVVVVAETPIIRISKNAITDSILKIIEPKDLLFSDQLNEKLYVPVKDGGLPLDALEEDTSFYKTAAIFKHNFDDIKDYTERTGKRIPVRITYNDAVTGERAVLLRKFFIDSLKIPPEDIQFAMEKPLDQLDSLDAARMDSIKELISMADTAFAVDGYIEISGPTIEKMEPSSIIFQISGIRRRNVSKWRIMITDFLGRKVHEIAGYHSVEPEVPWDGFTADGHLLRTGDFFYQFQYSLGGKRWVPKKPKRHRIAFRMIKRSHIIEIKREQIKKFGLLKSIVIILKNPLEVEKRLNQ from the coding sequence GAGCGATCCGAAAACACTATTGCGCAATCCGGCGATCATTCCGTTTCAGAATCTCGCGGTGAATTTTGGAATGCGGATACTAAACTATGGTTTTTTGGCGGATGATCCTGCCGGCATCAGATATACTTATAATACAACAAGCTATCCGGATTTACTGGGTACAGGCATTGCAATTGGTTTTCTGGCGCAGACGTTCAATGCCGTTCTTTACTCGCAATCCGAATTTGGTCTTGCAGCAGCTTATTCCATTGGTGAGGCAGTTTCCGTCGGCGTGACTACGCGATTTCGCAATCACACTTTTGACCAAAGCAAAATGGATCTGGTAAATCCAAATGACCCCATTTTTGCCAACGGAACCGGGCAGTGGAATGCAAGCTTTGACGCCGGTTTAGTCATCAGCCCCATGGAGGAATTATCCATTGGCGTAAGCGTCTGTAATCTGAATAAACCTGATCTCTCCTTAGCAAATGCCGGTGCAAGATTGCCGCGAGAATTTTCTTTCGGCGGAAAATATTTGTACCGTAATTTTGGTTTTTCTCTGTTTGGAAATTATTACAATGAAAAAATTGCTATTGGCTTAATGACCGAGGCAAATATAAAAAACCGTTTTATTTTCCGCGCCGGTTACCTCGGCGGCGATGATTGCATTACTGCTGAAACGCAAATTAACATGTTCAAAGGACTTGGTTTGACCTATCGGTTCGATTATCCTCTGAATGAGATGAATAGTTTTGGCAGCGGCACGCATCAACTGGAATTGACCTGGAATATGCGCTACAATCCGTTATACGCTTATGACATTCAAGCCTCATGCGATACTGTGGTAGTGGTTGCGGAAACGCCCATTATTCGGATTAGTAAGAATGCGATAACTGATTCGATTTTGAAAATTATTGAACCCAAAGATTTGCTTTTCAGCGATCAACTTAATGAGAAATTGTACGTTCCGGTCAAAGACGGCGGTCTGCCGCTTGACGCGCTCGAAGAAGACACATCATTTTATAAGACTGCCGCTATTTTTAAGCATAATTTTGACGACATCAAGGACTACACGGAGAGGACGGGCAAACGGATTCCGGTGCGCATTACTTACAACGATGCGGTCACTGGCGAACGGGCGGTGTTGTTAAGAAAATTTTTTATTGATAGTTTGAAGATTCCGCCGGAAGACATTCAGTTTGCGATGGAGAAGCCTTTGGATCAGCTTGATTCGTTGGATGCGGCGAGAATGGATAGCATAAAAGAACTCATTTCTATGGCGGACACGGCGTTTGCTGTGGATGGGTATATCGAAATTTCAGGCCCGACTATCGAAAAAATGGAACCAAGTTCCATAATTTTTCAGATATCTGGGATCAGACGGCGCAATGTATCCAAGTGGCGAATTATGATCACTGATTTCCTGGGCAGGAAAGTGCATGAGATTGCCGGTTATCATAGCGTGGAGCCGGAAGTCCCCTGGGATGGCTTCACCGCAGATGGACATCTATTGAGAACGGGCGATTTTTTCTACCAATTTCAATATTCTTTGGGCGGAAAGCGCTGGGTTCCCAAAAAGCCCAAGCGCCATCGCATCGCTTTTCGCATGATTAAAAGGTCTCATATTATTGAGATCAAAAGAGAACAAATTAAAAAATTTGGTTTACTCAAGAGCATCGTGATAATATTGAAAAATCCTTTGGAGGTCGAAAAACGCTTAAATCAATAA